In Phaseolus vulgaris cultivar G19833 unplaced genomic scaffold, P. vulgaris v2.0 scaffold_1110, whole genome shotgun sequence, the sequence CTAGAGGATCTTGTACCAAGTGGTTGCCTTTATCTTCTAATGCAAGAGAACAGTTTAGGTATCTAACAATCATAACATGAAGGGGGAAAAGTGAATTTTTACTTGGCTATATTCTGTGTAGGGAACATTCTGaatccttattttttttatttgtaggcCATTTTTCCGCAGAAGAAAATCTACCCCGTTATCAAGTTTGGGTGACATCCCTCTTTCCAAGTGTGTTGATGCTCTAGTCTGCTTACATGTATCTTTCTGTTatctgattaaaaaaatatatagctCGGAAATATTTGACATTGTCTTGTCATTATGTACACAGCGAGTTTGACATTGCTGCATATGTTGTGCATGTGGGAAGAGTTTATACATCAAATCAGCAAAAGAAGCAATGGGTTTTTGTGACTGATGGATCCATCATGAATGGTTTACAGTCAGAAAAGTTAATCAACTCCTTGCTTGCTATCTGCTTTTGCTCTCCCTTGATTGATCATGATTCATCATTTCCACTATTCAACTACAACCTTGCAGGATCTACGGTATTTACGATGCATTATGGATATGGTTACTATTTATTTTCACCAATTAACTTTAAACCTATTACTAATATCATTTTAGCTTTTATAACAGCAGAAAAATGTTATCTCATTATTCTGAGCATATTGTAGCGTATGAACATATAggtttagataaaatttgaACGAACCAAGTTTTACCTCAAATAGAATGTCAATGTCACATGTTCAAGGTGTCTAGTTTGCAAAACGTGTGTCGATAAGTTTGATGAAAGTTGTATGTTGATTATATGCAGGTTGGTTTATGTAATCttataaaaaaggaaaaggacCATACAAACCACATATGGGTTGCTGATGCTAACGAAAACTCTgcttattatttgaattttgattccTCAAACTGTTCTCACCTCAGAAATGCTGCCAGCTCCATCAGAAGATGGGCATATAATTCCCTTTTGGTATGATTCATGGAACCCTACCACATCCGAATATGTTTCTACAATACAATGACACTTTTGTGTTTTCTGCAGATAATAGAGAAACTGAAGGAAAAGGTGTTGCATGTGGTTGGTGATGATTgcaaggcatagggaaaactaCAGATGTTCCTATTTTGCTCTATTGTCTATGACATTCACATCACTTAGTTAAAGGTTAACCTGAtcttttagtttcttttcttaccaaatatgattatttttcctttgtaattaaaataataatcctAGAATATAAGAGTTTTCAAACTATACACTCTTTGATGTAGG encodes:
- the LOC137817749 gene encoding protein BREAST CANCER SUSCEPTIBILITY 2 homolog A-like, which encodes MDRRSAVVDGIISEYQKERSHINYDSDSEGAKIYNMLETAEEPEFLMADMSPEQLSSFAAYKAKLNAIRQSEKEKSIEKALKDAGLGHREVTPLMKLRVVGLTYKTRQDKPKEGIVTIWNPIEKQLLELVEGGAYAVAGLMPSSSDFDILQLHARGSCTKWLPLSSNAREQFRPFFRRRKSTPLSSLGDIPLSNEFDIAAYVVHVGRVYTSNQQKKQWVFVTDGSIMNGLQSEKLINSLLAICFCSPLIDHDSSFPLFNYNLAGSTVGLCNLIKKEKDHTNHIWVADANENSAYYLNFDSSNCSHLRNAASSIRRWAYNSLLIIEKLKEKVLHVVGDDCKA